The DNA window tcactcagtagtttccacttaaacacgaaattcatcgaatttcaaacacctgcaaattctccattgaagtGATAGCATTTTAAATATGAACTATGgtttagataattttttctggGGAAACCAAGATCAatcacacaggtcagtcattgcgcagcttttttgaaatccactcccccatccggccctaactcgcagcactcaatgctacgtcacaatgggtgctcccataagaaatacattgcaggcactcaatactacgtcactgcgcagtagagaaccaaaactcgtcctcgggaatgactgacctgtgtggattggtcttggggGAAACCATCAATACTATGAAATGCCTTTTTGCACTGGAGCTTTTTTGCTTCCCAAGGGAATCGATATGCCGTCTGCAATTTGGAAGAATAACTTTGTTTTCAACAGAGGAGCATTGGCTAACTGAAATGCTGAATATTAAATGTTatcctcaaaaaaattgttctagTTCGACAAACCATTGGAACGAATCATTCAAACCGTAGGTTCATATCTTCAAATATTCTAGagatatagaaaaaaaatcatttttttaatcttcAGCCACCCTTGCGTTACACTGAATTCAACTTTCAGAATTAACTTGCACTTTATTCGTGAGAAGACCAGGAAGTGGGCGTTGTTGAAAAACTTGAACTCTTATTTGGTCATCCTATCTTTGAAAAACATTCCTCTCCTGCCGAATTCGCCTCTAAGCACTGGATTCCTTTTTCTGGTGAAAGTCATACCTATCTTATGGTAATATCGCATTTACAACATGAGTTGCGTGCAGATTAAAATTGGCATGATGTGCCTGCCTATTTTGATAAATTACAAACAATTGCATCTCATAACTCTATTTTTTACTCACAATTACATACCTGAATAAATGCGAGAGGAATCACACCTGTCAAAACAGGTTATCCAGGCCTCATGACCATGAGCGTTCCAGTGGTTATCTTGACTTAATCTGTTAGAATCTAGGGTAAAAACGGTTAAGCCTCCATGCGAATCACTGATGACAATTTGATACACACTAGGATCTTTATTCCAATCTAGTGAAAGGCCTAAAATTTCCTTCTCCGATTCTTTTTCAAGCTTTGCTCTTGCAAACAACTTCAGCTCACAAACTTTTCCTGATAAAACAAAAGAGATATAAAAGGAATCAATCTCGTGGGAAAATTATTGCTGATTGTTTCACGtaatcaaaatgagaaaaataaaaacagatttgGTCcttaaattataaataaataaaaataggatAAAAGAAACGAGTCaaagaatttttaattatttcgtaatttttccttctttccttggtcaatttttttcaaaacagtgATGAAGATAGgacgttaaaaattaaataggtaCCCAATGTAAGTTTTCAGGAATATACTTTGCAGCGCtttaaaaagtgaaaagaggctaaaaaactgaaaactaggaggaaaattaaaaaattaaaatcgatcTACTTATTAACTGCAGGAACTTCACTTGACTCTTTTTCTGCCCGGAAAGAAGTTGGTATTCTTTACCTttcgaaaaatcaaggaaagatAGAAATTCCAACAGAtagttttaaaatatattgcTGATATAAGATTCACACCTTTTTCTTTAACAAAGTAAGGTTTCTCTCCGCAAGCAATTACCGACAAGTTGGACTAATTTTGacctcttcttttccttcctaGGATGCTAGGGGCGGGGATCAAATTTACAGCAAGGTGCAGGGATTGCCTTCTTGTTCTGGGAGGTAAAGCAAACAACTAGTCAAAATAGTTGTTTTGTAACTTAACGTCACATTCCCACCAGCGGTCAAACTGAAACTGCAAACCTTACCAAAAATGTGTACACTTGGGAGTTAGACCTGACATAACATCAGTTAAAATAAATCATCTGAGAATTGCCtttggagaaatattcacaaaatgaAGATGTCGAGTCATTTTGTTTTATACTGATTTTCAGCATAAAAAAAGACACTTTGATTTcgtacaaaattttcaagggttttccaattttcacattttagctatttttttacattttttactcaGGACCTTGACGACTTTTTCAAGTCAGTACCTGGTAGAGCAAAATTCACGACTTTTGTTCtaaaaatttgcccaaaaaattTCCTACTTGAAAAGAAGGTTCCTTTCGGTAACAAACCTGGTATCAGCTGATAGATATCCAGTTCTCCCGCTGCAGTAGCGACTCCCAAAGCAGGATGCCCATTGAGTAAACGATCACACCACTTCATGTCCAAAATTCCTGCAGTGATGAGACTTTGATCCACTTTTACAGTAaggtttgtttttatttcaagaACGTAGATACACCCGACACGTTCTCTGCAACTTGCTCCACCATCTGCTTCTGCTGTGTCACCTTGATCTCTCTGTTGATACGTACCGCAGACCAGGATGTTCTGGAATTGCAGTATAGGGCACCACTCCACTGAATCAGCGAACAGTATGGTGTCCATGCTGGTTTCTAATTTCAGGGCTTCCATCTGAAATGATTAAGCAGTTGCATCAAGACATACAGTTCATGCATTCAGTATGGAGACAAAAatactgatgaaaaaaattcatgtggAGACAAATGTTTTGCTTTGAAATGAGATTCTTATGTTTAGCGCACAGTATTGCACGTTTGTTcaatgtattttaaatttttagagccTATGCTTGGTTCATCGAAACTTCAGTCTTCAgatcaattttcaagaacaATTTTTGAGCACTAAAAATCGTCAGACAAACTTTTGACAAAAGGTCAACGTTACCAGATTTAAGAGTGCCTGAAACTTTTTGGCCAAATTCATTGAATGTGATTTTCAGTCTGCTTCCGTAggataaattaaaaagaaaaggggaaaaaggaaCATTgctaaactttgaaaaaagaaaaaaaaattgtatatagATTGGAATATTTGCTTTCTAGCTTTAGACACAGGCATTTTTAGGTATTAGggtgattttaaagaaaaatagaaaaattattgaattacaAAAGGAAACTTTATTATTTATAAGAAATAAAACTTAACAGAATTTACTGTGGGAAATAAATAACTTGGCTGCAAGTGATGCTTTTacatgaggaaaaaaaaactgtgtgaaAAATGGCTTTCAGAAATACTTTCTGCACAAATAAGTAAGTTATTCAAAGCAAACAGAGCGAGAACTCTTTGttgaaaagggggggggggattaaaaagatacaataaaaaaaataaattactacAAAAAAGAAAGAGGTGTAATCATAGGTACTCTAGTGGAAAATGTCAACAGTAATATCACAAGAGGGATGGGTTGTAAATTACGTAaaagattaattaattaattacataaaattttgcacAGTAACGTTCAAATCATTTCCTTACCTAACTTAACACTGATTAAATCTAAACAAGTATACACTGAACATTAAGAATACAAATACAAATGACCTGAAATTTGAGGTAGAAACAATTACTACATGTACTTAATTCCTAAATCACATACAAAGAGCAACAATATTTTAGGTACGTGAGGCGCAGATAAACATCATAAAACGCTGAATAGACTTTGATTTAATTCAAACAAATTTCAACATAAAAACTTAACATTAACTCTCTCATGGTGAATAGAAttacaattttcttgcaaatacCCTAgatatttctacattttttgtgggggggggggggggggcatttgaTTGATGCATGAATATATGTGATAGTCCCATTAACGATGTACTATAAATGCCACAGAAATCTGTGAAAGTAGAGGTTTTCTAAGAGCTAGTATCTTCCCATTTAATTTGGGATGCAGTTAAGCCACCTTTCAACTGATTGCCCTCTTAAACGCCTACTAGTAGAAACCCAACCCACAACCTTTTCTTGGCAACCTGGTATTGGCCATTCATTGCACATATACCATATCAGCTGTTGAGCCAtggtttctttcaaaatacccTCTTCTATGCCTCAGCTGTTTTGAATATACAAATAATGTTTGTACCTTTCACTTCATGATAAgattaaaaaatggaataatGCATTTATTTGCTCTCTTAGTCTGTAAAATAGCACACCCTGAACATGGACATGACCAACATGAACACCCAGGGGCAATATAGGTCTGTctgtttgcttgtttttatttatttacttatggTATCATATTGCAATGAATAATATTTTTACTTAATACATATGGTATATTACATGATACATGTTACGTAATCATATATTTATGATACAATCGAATTTTGCACTTAAGGATACAGAAACTTATTAGATTGAAATTCAGTTATTATGTAGTTAATTTAGACCTAAGCTAAATTGAGAGAATTAGaaccgatttttttcaaaacgataTCAATGGAAACTAAATTCAAAGTGAACTTTGGACACATAAATATAACTTACTGAGAATAAAATGTCCTAAAATT is part of the Bemisia tabaci chromosome 1, PGI_BMITA_v3 genome and encodes:
- the LOC109038832 gene encoding diphthine methyltransferase homolog, yielding MEALKLETSMDTILFADSVEWCPILQFQNILVCGTYQQRDQGDTAEADGGASCRERVGCIYVLEIKTNLTVKVDQSLITAGILDMKWCDRLLNGHPALGVATAAGELDIYQLIPGKVCELKLFARAKLEKESEKEILGLSLDWNKDPSVYQIVISDSHGGLTVFTLDSNRLSQDNHWNAHGHEAWITCFDRCDSSRIYSGGDDCLFKIFDVRCTDYKAQLTCKTHGAGVTSLHCNPISNQYLASGSYDELLRVWDVRKMKHPINSINLGGGIWRIKWDPESGVNLATACMYNNFHLVADHGDKLEVVTSFKENSSIAYGIDFCYYGKEEMKRKFNFDTNFRYYLLAMCSFYDHKMFIASVNVDKIGSPES